Genomic DNA from Ctenopharyngodon idella isolate HZGC_01 chromosome 1, HZGC01, whole genome shotgun sequence:
GTATGTTCTGATGTGTGTTTGATGATCTACAGTCACTTTCGTACCGTCCATCCTCCGTTGTCTTCATCTTTCCCATCTGAGATCATGTCACAGTAAACCCAGACAGGAAAGTCACCTGCTGGATAGATGGAGTAAATCCCACTGAGCTTTTGTCCTGATTTATAGACGTCAGAACAGTCGACCGGCATATCTTTATCATTACTGCACCCGCTCGCCAGAACAACAGAGAGAAGAACAGCTAGAAACACCATCAACTACACgagacacagagagaaagagatgaacATCACAGTGAAATACAGTTGAATCCCTCTGTATGAACGTAGAGTTGTTGATGAACTTACTGCCATCTTCTCAATCTCTCCTCAGTAGATCACAGCAGAGATTTGTTTTATCtagatgaaaataataaaaacattttaatattatgttttCTGAAAGTTGTATAAATGTCTGAATGTTTTCTGAGGTAAGTGATGAATAAAATAGTAACTCACCGTCTGTGTTGTTCAGTTTGACAGACGCTCTTTATATATCTGTCAGATTCTCAGGCTCCTCCTCTGTGTTACAGAAGAAATTTAcataacaaacacattttggatGCAAATAAAGTCTTCTGCATCCTTGATGTAAGTTAAACATGCAGTGacacaattatattttatatattcagtAAATCTGACTGGATCCGGGTGATTTAGTTTAGAGTTACAATTTGAAGtctggattaatttccttattGGTTATTATGATTTTGGGTGTAAATGTGGTCTCTCTCATAATGTACTTCAGGATTCATGAATGTTCCCTGTTTTGTTTGACATGTTTGCTGTGCTTCAGTGATTCAGTGCCTCGAACTGCTGCTTGCCACTTCTTCTTCTTGAATGGATGTCCATGGCAGCACACAAAACCTTTTGGTCAAAAGTGATGAAAATTGGCACACGGATAGAAGAGAGTTTGAATATTgaccatagcaaatttggagtctctatctcaaaccctctagcgccaccaattGGTAAAAAATGCACTGatgtttatgctaataataGCGCCAACTACTGGTCAATGgcttttttaatgtataaatttaatattaattataattataaaataacttttatatatatatatatatatatatatattattttttttttataccagaAATCACAAATGTTTCTCTTTAGATTCTGTGACATATAGAGTTGAGTGATACCCAATTTTCACTTCGGCCATTTTGGACATCAGCCTTTTtcgtaaaatgctgtattttatgaatgctTTGACATATCATTGTATAAGGTGCCTGAGAAGTTTGGGACCGACACTGCCTAGTGgaaaaaacatataaatatatgcttataacttttgttATGATTGACCTTTTATTGACTGAAATTTGTCTCCTTACATTTTTGGACATGTCAAGTACAATGATACCAAACTTGCCATAGTTTGCCCTACAGCTTGTCCACCATTTTTTAACTTCTTTTCGCAAATTCTTTCTTGGCTGTTCACCGATTGTAATGAAACCACTGAAATAATAAGCTCTGTAACGAATTAGGAAacgtgaaataaaaaaaaatgggggTGCCATGTTTTTAAGTGCACAATAATATAAATAGCTATAACTCTTGAACAGAATGATATATTTTCACAAACTTTGATGCACTTATGTAAGGGCCCACACTGAGGACACAGAGAAATAATAGCAGTGCTTGTCCACTTTTGTGGCTAAAATACCACAAAGCATGTAATTGGCTCTAAATACCAAACCGTTGGTCCAAATGACTtcaaaattggcatgcagtgtctttgttcAAGGTGCCATCAGAGTGCTTGAGGAAAGATGTGTATCTTTAAAAACATGGtcaccatcagccaatcagtaTCCAGAAGTTATTAGAAAAAGTTAACAAAAGCCAATTAGGTTAAAACGCAGTGGACTCATTTGACCTGAGAGAATTGTGCAATAATTGTAAACAAAAATCAGCCACAGGGAGTCACTTCTGTGATATGAGCCATATTAATGGTTTTATATAATGTAGTCTTTCTCAGAAATAAAAGGATCTGAGACTATGTATCTATGTGGACAGCAGGACAAGGCCAAAAGCCATGGGAATGAGTGAAGCTGGAAGAACCTGCGCACCGCACCGGCCTCGCTCGTTCCCATGCGATTTATGTGTTTTGATTTATGGGCCAAAACACAGTTGGACTGGGGGAAcaacaaatgctgtttttcaTGAGAAGAGTTCACGAGATATGCAGTATCGTCATTTCCCAGTATAGCttgcatgtactgtaactggatggaaagagtaaatgtttatgtattttagGTCAAGATAAGGAAAGCAGAGACATGTTACTGGTTAATGTTCTGTCATGAAAGGATTTGGACAGGATTAGACACTCCTCTGTGTgagtgtgcatttttttttttttttatatatagaaatatgtATGGTAGAATTGCTTTAAAGCAGCATCATTACAGTGTCAGTGTCGCTTTCAATCAGAATGACAGCTTTGTTTCTATTATAGctgctctccagtgtgttcatgacCTGAAGAAATGAACTGGAGAAGATTCACACCTTAAAGAAGGcagagcctcagagccacacccacctatTACATCACTGccatggaccaatggtagttcgaAGGTGTTTACCGGCCAGAGAaaacttttctggaaagttcGCTTCGAcaagctgtttcaaactccAAACAGACTTTGTTTTtgcctgattttgtttgaaatgacgtCACACCGGTTCATTCTTCAATTTGACTTGAAATATATTGGGGCTTTTATCCAGTAACAGGGAAAGTCGTGGGAATTCATTGGTCAGAATGTGAGCCAAAAATACGACCCAAGTCTGCATGCATGATATAATGGAAAAATAACTATTAAGATGTGCATGTTTTAGAAATCTTGAAGAGATGCACCTCTTTAAGTAACAGTTGGTGCTTTAAAACAGTGGTTGACCTAAACATAGGCATGATGGGCTTCGTCCAGTCGCCTCCTTCCTTTTTTAATGGGATGAATCAATGAAAGCCTGTtgcatgttgttgttttgttttgtcttatgtCTTAGAGTATATGGCAGACTGTACAATTGCAGGTTCAAAAGTTGCAAAATTCGGCACTCAGATATTCCAGTCACTGCCAGATATTCCAACATGCTTCACTGTAGAAGAACAACTAAGGTGAGTCACCAAATCAGTGATTtggaaaattaaaattaagtgtgTAGGAATTACACATTCTGATTACCTGAAGATCTCCTCTGATTATATTCAATGTGAATGAAAGTGATTTGATATGTGATGtttgagtcattgagtcatggTCTTTCACCTACATCTGTTGAGTAAATCCTCTTCCAATAAAATTGACTCATGCGTGTTTGACCTCTTCTGTTTGGGTCAAATTCAGTCTGTTAATCTGTGATCTATTATTTGGGCTTTTGCTTGTGTGGTTTGGGTATTTATGGAAAACTTAATGTTCTGTTGGTGGACTCCACGATTTTAAGATTATTGGTGATTAAGTGGACAGTATTTGGGGACATCTTCTGTGCATACTGATGTTTTATCAATCATTAATAGGAACTGGGAATTTCCATGCTTTCCCATTTTGGATGATTCttaaatttgcaaaaaaatgttttaccaaaATTGGTTCAAACTGACTTTGACACGGAGGAGGAGCTTGAACATCAGATATTTAAAGGAGAGTTTGTCTCATCTACAACTGGAAAACACAAACGGTGAGTTAACGGCTTGTTCTCCAAAGCTTTGTCTGGACATTCAgaagtttatattttatacaaatggTCTGAGTAAAGaattctttcttctttttttaaagaaacaaacagATCTCTGCTGTGATCTCCTGAGGACAGATTGAGACGATGGCAGTAAGTTCATCTGTTTCCTTTCTGTCAGTCACATACCTTGACATGGTTTTTACCTTCATTTCAGACTGATGTtcacctctttctctctcttgtgCAGATGTTGTTGTTGGCGGCTCTCATCCCTGTTTTACTGGGCTGTGAGTGTGATCGTGATGTAGACAAGCCGGTCGACTGTTCTGACGTCTATAAATCAGGACAAAAGCTCAGTGGGATTTACTCCATCTATCCAGCAGGTGACACTCCTGTCTGGGTTTACTGTGACATGATCTCAGGTGGGAAAGATGAAGACAACGGAGGATGGACGGTACGAAAGTgactgtagatcattaaacacACATCAGAACATACATTATGAATCATATCTTCTATATAAACCCATCACAGGTGTTTCAGAGGAGAATGGACGGCAGTGTGAATTTCTATCGGCCGTGGAATCAGTACAAGAGAGGATTTGGGAATGTGGAGAGTGAATACTGGCTGGGTAAGATCTCacagtgtgtgtctgtttgtgtggaTGATCATGTGTTTGGTTGAACATGTTCttcatgtgtgtgtgaacaggGCTGGAGAACATGTACCAGCTGACACGTAACAGGAAGTACATGCTGAGAGTGGATCTGGAGGACTTTGAAGGAAGGAAAGGTTTTGCTCTGTACTCGTCCTTCTCTGTGGATTGTGAATGTGCCGGATATCAGCTGCGTGTTTCAGGATTCACTGATGGAGGAGCAGGTAGGACATTCTCATTCATTCTCAATGAAAACTCATTCCAGTTGAGTTACTGTCCTCAGTGATGCTCCTCTTCTCTGCAGGCGACTCTTTATCTGGCCATAATGGATACAAGTTTACCACCTTTGACAAAGACCAAGACATCTATGATAGTAACTGTGCCAGACATTTCCTTGGGGGATTTTGGTACTCAAATTGTCACAGTACAAACCCCAACGGTGTGTATTTATGGGGAGAAGATCCCACCCATTACGCCATTGGAGCTGGTTGGTCAACCTGGAAGAACAATGCCGTCAGTATGAAATCCATCAGCATGAAGATCAAGCGTGTGTCTTAGAAACATTACAGGGGAAACACTTTTTATCTTatgacattttaagattttcttttctattttaattgtGTAACTGAGCAatcttttaaatatatgttgGCTGTTGGTGCAGCACATTTTATTTTGGTCATTTCTAATGTTACTATTTAGATGATTTTACTATAGTGTTACTATTTAGATTATACCTCTTCAAAAACTTTCAGTGAACTTCTACAGTGAATgaccttttctttaaaaaaaaaaaaaaaaaaaaaaaaaaacttatttaaaactaCATTAAATTGACTGACCTGTTTGGTTGAGTGTGGTTAAAAGATTACACAGGGTTTCTGCGGggcattaaaaattattaaattttattcctacaggcattacattttttagatagtttcgaagaaaaataatactaccagtttattttgaatatagccttcataattaacaactttgatttgctgtcgcaAAATATGAACATTGGTGTGCCGTAATGCTGTTTTGGACAGCGGCTCAAGTAGACTCTCCAGTACTGCCGCACAAGCACgagatcttgctttcctgccgcAGGAGCACCTCTATCTGCGTCTGCTCTgttcatttattacatttagtgcaagtggcgatcgatagtggataataatagattatataatgtataatgtactgACGGTAACAGGAGAAATCGAAACAAATGAGCGCAGCACACACAAGAAACTTGTTTAACATGCAGTAAATGTGGAATGtgaaatgtggagtttttatatttataacacatGATACAGTTAAGCAACATCACACGACCAAGAGTGCTGTCTTCCTGAATACCATCACTATTGTAAttgtgacactgatttcatacaacagttaaTAAACAAGTAgataatattaagtcacttacattttagaagaaacattgactgtttttgttctgtttcagcagcgaaaatagtttaaaataaacatcacaGAAGAACCATAGCGCATCTCACAGCAACACTCAACCATGTTTTCTTTACTGAGTGATTCAGCATTTTAAACTAATcagttgagtcaaagattcaatgatccattcatatgctgcatccgaaaactggaaaatgctgccttcggaggacacatttcaaggtaggaaggcatcaaggcacgtccgaatccaaggttagcttcacttcctgtttcctgagataccttcatctgatcaatatttgaaggctgcatagatgtatcctttgctgcctctgatatcccacaatcctgtgctttacATTCTGTGACAgctgagctagaaaaataaagatggcgtccgaaagttgcgtttgctgttcagtttgtttgtaaatgtacatttttgaccaacattttccacttttgatgtcatttctagcgtgaaattactactgtagtaattaaatatttgtgtagTTGTCACCAAAGCTCGCACTGTTTTGcagtagatcattaaactgttacgctgcctcagaagttttgtgaggtgccttcatgcgcAAACGCTGacttacaagtcattgcctgataggacAGAGAGGCAACAAgcagctgcctaggttttcggatgcagccataaatagctgcctcattcttgaatgaatcagccgtatgaacgaatcatttgaatgaatgactaaCTTATTAAGACGGGTctcttgtcgccacctactggctgtttactatcattttttttttattattgtaaatgatttaatttgattgataACAGCCccatagtgtcttattattctaattgaatttattgaatttatttgatcaaatttaagaatttaaaatgaaagatgaatcatacatttaataagatgGGAGATGGGGGGGGCAGCAGGGGGacagcatatttacactgttatacatgctgtacactcactactttacattgtagcaaagtgtcatttcttcagtgttgtcacatgaaaagatataataaaatttttactcacttctgtgagatactgtatgtacgt
This window encodes:
- the LOC127518331 gene encoding microfibril-associated glycoprotein 4-like isoform X1; translated protein: MAMLLLAALIPVLLGCECDRDVDKPVDCSDVYKSGQKLSGIYSIYPAGDTPVWVYCDMISGGKDEDNGGWTVFQRRMDGSVNFYRPWNQYKRGFGNVESEYWLGLENMYQLTRNRKYMLRVDLEDFEGRKGFALYSSFSVDCECAGYQLRVSGFTDGGAGDSLSGHNGYKFTTFDKDQDIYDSNCARHFLGGFWYSNCHSTNPNGVYLWGEDPTHYAIGAGWSTWKNNAVSMKSISMKIKRVS
- the LOC127518331 gene encoding microfibril-associated glycoprotein 4-like isoform X2: MAMLLLAALIPVLLGCECDRDVDKPVDCSDVYKSGQKLSGIYSIYPAGDTPVWVYCDMISGGKDEDNGGWTVFQRRMDGSVNFYRPWNQYKRGFGNVESEYWLGLENMYQLTRNRKYMLRVDLEDFEGRKGFALYSSFSVDCECAGYQLRVSGFTDGGAGDSLSGHNGYKFTTFDKDQDIYDSNCARHFLGGFWYSNCHSTNPNGVYLWGEDPTHYAIGAGWSTWKNNAVSMKSISMKIKRVS